One stretch of Wolbachia endosymbiont of Armadillidium arcangelii DNA includes these proteins:
- a CDS encoding ankyrin repeat domain-containing protein, translating into MSFSKSKFFKEVSSNDINKRNEEGETILHQAVEISDYKTVRLLIKKGAEVNARDKNGYTPLHCAVFAKSLENVKVLLREGAEVNATQYVSGCTPLHSACKIGGVEIIKELVKAGAEVNQLNKYGATPMYYIWESEKYRLCDSKESEKASKFLREKGGVTKSRELTCYGIERLVGEIADMLNGSYLPELKIIEIEEIRKRDKSLIKKECQNLASKIISQVNEMIDEVVRRKA; encoded by the coding sequence ATGAGTTTTAGCAAGAGTAAGTTTTTTAAAGAAGTATCAAGTAACGATATTAATAAAAGAAATGAAGAAGGAGAGACGATCTTGCATCAAGCAGTAGAAATCTCTGATTACAAAACAGTGAGATTATTAATAAAAAAAGGAGCAGAGGTTAATGCAAGAGACAAAAATGGTTATACACCTCTGCACTGTGCAGTATTCGCAAAAAGTTTAGAAAATGTAAAAGTGCTGCTAAGAGAAGGAGCAGAAGTAAACGCCACTCAATATGTCAGTGGATGTACGCCACTCCACTCTGCGTGCAAAATAGGAGGAGTTGAAATAATAAAAGAGCTAGTGAAGGCCGGAGCTGAAGTTAATCAACTGAATAAATATGGTGCAACACCAATGTATTACATCTGGGAAAGTGAAAAGTATCGTCTATGTGATAGCAAAGAAAGTGAAAAGGCAAGTAAATTTTTAAGAGAAAAAGGTGGAGTAACAAAAAGTAGAGAACTGACGTGCTATGGAATAGAGAGGCTAGTGGGAGAAATAGCAGACATGTTGAATGGGAGTTATTTACCAGAGTTAAAAATAATAGAGATAGAAGAAATAAGGAAGAGAGACAAATCGCTAATAAAGAAAGAATGTCAAAATTTAGCAAGCAAGATAATCAGCCAAGTGAATGAAATGATAGATGAGGTGGTGAGAAGGAAGGCTTAG
- a CDS encoding recombinase family protein, whose product MLKEVRCAIYTRKSNEDGLEQKFNSLDAQRVACEKYIKSKEGWVILAKRHDDGGYSGKNLERPAIKELFEDVKKGEVDCVVVYTLDRLSRETKDSIEVTSFFRRHRVNFVAVTQIFDNNTPMGKFVQTVLSGAAQLEREMIVERVKNKIATSKEQGLWMGGTLPLGYDVKDKELIINEKEAKIVGHIFERYVELKSMAELARELNSQGYRTKADIFKKATVRRIITNPIYMGKIRHYEKQYEGKHEAIIEQEKWQKAQELIKNQPYRKAKYEEALLKGIIKCKSCDVNMTLTYSKKENKRYRYYICNNHLRGKNCESINRTIVAGEVEKEVMKKAEQLYEKWGEKAEEWKNLSFGKQKEVVKKLIKGVMIREDGIEVSSENKVEFIAIKKKGNKCVVIEPEGKTNNALLKAVVRAHLWKRQLEEGKYGSVKELSAKINIGTRRIQQILRLNYLAPKIKEDIVSGKQPRGLKLVDLREIPMLWSEQLEKFYGFNL is encoded by the coding sequence ATGCTAAAAGAAGTAAGGTGTGCGATATATACGAGAAAATCAAATGAGGATGGGCTAGAACAAAAGTTTAACAGTCTTGATGCACAGCGAGTAGCATGTGAGAAATATATAAAGAGCAAAGAAGGCTGGGTGATATTGGCAAAAAGGCACGATGATGGAGGATATTCAGGAAAAAATTTAGAAAGACCAGCGATAAAGGAGTTGTTTGAAGATGTAAAAAAAGGAGAAGTAGATTGTGTAGTAGTATATACACTAGATAGGTTATCAAGAGAAACAAAAGACAGCATAGAAGTAACGTCATTTTTTAGAAGGCATAGAGTAAATTTTGTAGCAGTAACGCAGATATTTGACAATAATACGCCAATGGGAAAGTTCGTACAAACGGTATTATCAGGAGCAGCACAACTAGAAAGAGAGATGATAGTAGAGAGAGTAAAAAATAAAATAGCAACATCAAAAGAGCAAGGATTGTGGATGGGAGGAACTTTACCGCTGGGATATGATGTGAAAGATAAAGAGTTAATAATAAATGAAAAAGAAGCGAAAATAGTAGGGCACATATTTGAAAGATATGTGGAGCTAAAATCAATGGCAGAATTGGCAAGGGAGCTAAATAGTCAAGGTTACAGAACGAAAGCAGATATCTTTAAAAAAGCGACGGTGAGAAGAATAATAACAAATCCAATATATATGGGAAAAATCAGACATTATGAGAAGCAATATGAAGGGAAGCATGAGGCAATAATAGAACAAGAAAAATGGCAAAAAGCGCAAGAATTAATAAAGAATCAGCCATATAGAAAAGCAAAATATGAGGAAGCGCTACTAAAGGGGATAATAAAGTGCAAGAGCTGTGATGTAAATATGACGCTGACATACTCAAAAAAAGAGAATAAAAGGTACCGATATTATATATGTAATAACCATTTAAGAGGAAAAAATTGTGAATCAATAAATCGAACAATAGTAGCAGGAGAAGTAGAAAAAGAAGTAATGAAGAAAGCAGAGCAGCTATATGAAAAATGGGGAGAAAAAGCAGAAGAATGGAAAAATTTAAGTTTTGGAAAGCAAAAAGAAGTAGTGAAAAAGTTAATAAAGGGAGTAATGATAAGAGAAGATGGAATAGAAGTCAGTTCAGAGAATAAGGTGGAATTTATAGCAATAAAAAAGAAAGGAAACAAATGTGTAGTAATAGAACCAGAAGGCAAAACAAACAATGCGCTACTGAAAGCAGTGGTAAGAGCCCATCTGTGGAAACGGCAACTAGAAGAGGGAAAATATGGAAGTGTGAAGGAGCTGAGTGCCAAAATTAATATAGGTACAAGACGAATACAGCAAATTTTAAGGTTAAATTATTTAGCTCCGAAGATTAAAGAAGACATAGTGAGTGGAAAACAACCAAGAGGTTTGAAGTTAGTTGATTTGAGAGAAATACCGATGCTGTGGAGCGAGCAATTAGAGAAGTTTTACGGTTTTAATTTATAA
- a CDS encoding DUF2924 domain-containing protein, whose product MEKETEKKVMNLERKPLDELRKIWKKVFGEEAPRYSKKYLIPRLAYRMQEKAYGEMSRKGAKRLEYLADRLEKGKRISSDKLPIEGTELILERGEETHAVMVTDKGLIYKEEFYTSLSAVAGRIMGMSYNGPLLFGMRDKSEN is encoded by the coding sequence ATGGAGAAAGAAACAGAAAAGAAAGTAATGAATTTAGAGAGAAAACCTTTGGATGAACTGAGAAAAATATGGAAGAAGGTATTTGGGGAAGAAGCGCCTAGATACTCAAAGAAATATCTGATACCGAGATTAGCTTATAGAATGCAGGAAAAAGCGTATGGAGAAATGTCAAGAAAAGGAGCAAAAAGACTAGAGTATCTGGCAGATCGGCTAGAGAAGGGAAAAAGAATAAGTAGCGATAAATTACCAATAGAAGGGACAGAATTAATATTAGAGAGAGGTGAAGAGACGCATGCAGTAATGGTAACAGATAAGGGTTTAATCTATAAAGAAGAGTTTTATACGTCATTGTCAGCAGTAGCAGGGAGAATAATGGGAATGAGCTACAACGGACCTTTATTATTTGGGATGCGTGATAAAAGTGAAAATTGA
- a CDS encoding ankyrin repeat domain-containing protein: MSKKEKEESLLENSFKNIYERDRTALHYAVDAKTVRVLVEKGANVNAADVEGHTALHLAVTEKRLEIVRELIKSGGNVNAEEYGNKCTPLHLACMVGEKEIVEELVKAGGEIEQADKFGMTAMDYSKEVTEVLKKETDRIEKLFMKG, translated from the coding sequence ATGAGTAAAAAAGAAAAAGAGGAGTCACTATTAGAGAACTCGTTTAAAAATATTTATGAAAGAGACAGAACAGCTCTGCATTATGCAGTAGACGCAAAAACAGTGAGGGTATTAGTTGAAAAAGGAGCGAATGTGAATGCAGCAGATGTAGAAGGACACACAGCACTGCACCTAGCGGTAACGGAGAAACGTCTAGAAATCGTGAGGGAATTGATAAAATCAGGAGGGAATGTAAATGCTGAGGAATATGGAAATAAATGCACACCGCTGCACCTTGCATGTATGGTAGGTGAAAAAGAAATAGTGGAGGAGCTAGTGAAAGCTGGAGGAGAAATAGAGCAAGCGGATAAATTTGGAATGACAGCGATGGATTATAGTAAAGAAGTAACCGAGGTATTAAAGAAAGAAACAGACAGAATTGAAAAGTTATTTATGAAGGGCTAA
- a CDS encoding ankyrin repeat domain-containing protein, whose product MGESTGIVKSIINLLKPKSKPEPSDFEYESIIEHLSSKEHLLNELMNDMWYSGDLPSVRNHNEPSSLIDSKLGLSEQICVWFALDHDLTPSQKNLNKKLLSALKCLASNCGSFDNTEPLEEFLYDNKNNKDLKVVLNIKRGESQSTVLHAIAGANIGGFRRTGNQAIDLLLEAGADPNIQDNKGKTPLYLAAAKGHHDNANSLLLKGANPNITSRKGRTPQQIATNNLCYDIEELFLTDKQKKMNKELYDLLVLDSDCTKNLKEFLSKHKRDSDLKVVLNIRQGMGESKVFSYVDRFSWDNEGLIQELRKIFLEAGALDYGINIYRQQKEGQASKLLVNLTSNQKEKLNKFSDKVLRAQNMAELEEIVNDAIKSGVRLNYSLSQDFFSGNEYTFTDYVMKKISDELEKNPKVSSSIICQLVSKGAVFGNTVDANTLTSEFKEHKTNLKKAYRDYVSNSHKFIEIAKSATNSELKDARVDNSVFYLEYSKDSKIDIIKITDGVRGLGLTDGEIKCGRNIVKIGRSEVEIKTENGIRNYTDLTEGSSIVLTFYTSLGELEVRLCPHEENKNWIKVEVSEEGLLLLDKIDSYNEAIEDCNEGIENYEKIGQNCLLGGLSVIEAIDRGVFARSGGLMHPEVISESNNKWTEREELRRTSDPRREVSR is encoded by the coding sequence ATGGGTGAGTCTACTGGGATAGTAAAATCTATCATCAATCTACTAAAACCAAAATCCAAACCAGAACCATCTGATTTTGAATATGAATCAATTATAGAACATCTATCATCTAAAGAGCATTTATTAAATGAGCTGATGAATGATATGTGGTACTCAGGAGATTTACCATCAGTTAGAAATCATAATGAACCATCATCTTTGATAGATAGCAAACTTGGATTAAGTGAACAGATTTGTGTTTGGTTTGCTCTAGATCACGATCTTACGCCAAGTCAAAAAAATTTAAACAAAAAGTTACTTAGTGCTCTAAAATGTTTAGCTTCTAACTGTGGTTCATTTGATAATACTGAGCCCCTTGAAGAATTTTTATATGATAATAAAAACAATAAAGATTTAAAAGTAGTTCTTAACATCAAAAGAGGAGAATCTCAATCAACAGTATTGCATGCGATTGCAGGAGCAAATATTGGTGGATTTCGTCGCACAGGAAATCAGGCTATAGATTTACTCTTAGAAGCGGGCGCAGATCCTAACATACAAGATAATAAAGGAAAAACACCATTATACCTTGCTGCTGCCAAAGGTCACCACGATAATGCAAACTCTCTTCTCTTGAAAGGAGCTAACCCTAATATAACAAGTAGAAAGGGAAGAACTCCACAACAAATAGCAACTAATAACCTCTGCTATGATATTGAAGAATTATTTTTAACTGATAAACAGAAAAAGATGAATAAGGAGTTGTATGACTTACTTGTACTCGATTCAGACTGCACTAAAAATTTAAAGGAGTTTTTAAGTAAGCATAAAAGAGATTCAGACCTAAAAGTGGTGCTAAATATTCGGCAAGGAATGGGTGAATCAAAAGTGTTTTCGTATGTTGATCGTTTTTCTTGGGACAATGAAGGTCTTATTCAAGAGTTAAGAAAGATATTTTTAGAAGCAGGAGCATTAGATTATGGTATAAATATTTATCGTCAGCAAAAGGAAGGACAGGCCAGTAAATTACTCGTTAATTTAACTTCAAATCAAAAGGAGAAATTAAATAAGTTTTCTGATAAGGTATTGCGAGCTCAAAATATGGCTGAACTTGAAGAGATTGTAAATGATGCTATAAAGTCTGGCGTACGATTAAACTATTCTCTTTCACAAGATTTCTTTTCAGGCAATGAGTACACTTTTACCGATTATGTGATGAAAAAAATCAGTGATGAGTTGGAAAAAAATCCTAAAGTTTCTAGTAGTATAATATGTCAATTAGTATCAAAAGGGGCAGTGTTTGGTAATACAGTTGATGCTAACACACTGACATCAGAATTTAAAGAGCATAAAACTAACCTAAAAAAAGCTTATAGAGATTATGTTAGCAATTCTCATAAGTTTATTGAAATCGCAAAAAGTGCAACCAATAGCGAGCTAAAAGATGCAAGAGTGGACAACTCCGTTTTTTACTTAGAATATTCTAAAGATAGTAAAATAGACATTATAAAGATAACAGATGGGGTAAGGGGTTTAGGTCTAACCGATGGAGAGATAAAGTGTGGAAGAAATATAGTAAAGATCGGTAGAAGTGAAGTAGAAATTAAAACTGAAAATGGCATAAGGAATTATACAGATCTTACAGAAGGCAGCAGTATAGTATTAACTTTCTATACTAGTTTGGGAGAATTAGAAGTTAGATTATGCCCTCATGAAGAAAATAAAAATTGGATAAAAGTAGAGGTGAGTGAAGAAGGCCTACTTCTACTCGATAAAATAGACAGTTATAATGAAGCAATAGAAGATTGCAATGAAGGAATAGAAAATTATGAAAAGATAGGACAAAATTGCTTATTGGGAGGTTTATCGGTTATTGAAGCTATAGACCGAGGTGTTTTTGCTAGATCCGGTGGATTAATGCATCCTGAAGTCATAAGCGAGTCTAACAACAAATGGACAGAACGTGAAGAGTTAAGAAGGACTTCTGATCCTAGGAGAGAAGTTTCTAGATAG